The genomic region ATTGATTCGCGGCTGCTGGTGGCGTTACTGAGCCGGGCGAAATACCCGAATCTGCGCGCGTTTACGTACGGTAAAACGGGTAGTAGCGAGGTCGCGATTTCGCGGCAAGTAGCGGACCGTTTTGGCGTGAGTTGGGTTGGTATCGATTTGGATCCGCGTGAGGTTCGCCGAAGCTGGGCTGGGAGCGAGGCGAAACGGTTTGTTGAGTACTGTTGGGACGCGCAGGCGCTGCCGCATATTCAGGATTGGTATGCGCTGTCGCAGCTAAGGGCGCGTGGTCTGGTGGATGAGGATGCGGTGGTTTTGCCGGGGCACACGGTGGTGGGCGTGTGGCACGATGAGCTAAGTGAAACCCGTTTGGGAGAGCGGGTGGATACGCCTACGGGGGAGCTGGTGGAGATCATTAGCCGGCACCACTATATGCTGCGGGGCGAACCCTTGTTTGGCGCCAGGTGTGGGTATTCGAAGGCGAAGATTGAGCGCTTTATTGAGGACTACCGCGCGTTCGCTAGCGTGCCGAGCCGAGTTAATATTGTGGAAGCATTTGATGTGTTGAACCGGCAGTCGAAGTACATTAATAACTCCATGCGGGCGTACGAGTTTTTTGGCTACGGTTGGGATCTGCCGATGTGCGATGTGGAAATGTGGCAGGTGTGGAACCAGGCGGGGGCGGTGTTTCGCGATAATGCGCGCACGTGGTACCGCGAGTTTACGGATGCGCTTGTGGCGGATGAACCTGTGGAAGGCGTGTTTGGAGGGCGTCAGACGCAGGCGTGGGCGCAAGAGCAGCTGAAGTATCAGGGTGCGCCAGTAGATCGGATTCCCCCGGCTTTGCGCCGCGTGCTGATTCCGTTGCTGATCAAGATTGGTCTGCGCCACAAGCTCAACCGGATGTCCAGTGTTGTGACGGAGATGCGTCACCCAATGGCGTTCGAAGCGCTGTGCGGAAATCTGTCGCAACGTGAGATTGGCCTCCGTCTGTTGGGTGGGATGCGTCAGATTGGCCTTTATTGCGAGCTGTTTTTGGATAATCAGTGGAATCAAGCAAATGTGGTGCCTCCGCTACGGTAGGTGATGGGGGCAGGTAGAGTGCTAGACTCGGCTAAGTTGTATCCACTTTGTGTTCAGCTGGTGTACCGCGCGACGAATTGAAGGGATCTGTCCATGCCTGCCTGCGTATTTCATACGCCCTATGCTCTTGAGCCGGAACGGGTTTCTGCATCAGCTATCCGCCCTATTAAGATGCGTAATGCGTTGGAAGAAGCGGGGTACAAAGTATTTGAGATTACTGGCCACGCGCGTGAGCGGCGGGCGCGGTTGCGGTATTTGCGTGAGCACATGGATAACGGTTTGCGCATTGATTTTGTTTACAGTGAGAACGCGACGATTCCACCGTCCATTACGGAACCGAAGCACCTGCCGGTGTATTTGGGGTTGGATCGGGCAATTTTTCGTTTTTTCCACCAGCAGGGCGTGCCGGTAGGGGTTTTTTACCGCGATATTTATTGGAAGTTCGATTCTTTGTGGCGCAGCCAGGTGGGAGCGTTGGCGTGGCCGCTGACCAAGTTGTATCAGCACGAGGTAGCTACGTATAACAAGTATGCGGATGTGGTGTATTTGCCAAGCCGGCGCATGGAAGCGTTTGTGCCTGAGTTGCACGCTACCACCTTGGAGTTACCGCCGGGCGGGCAGCTGCGTGGAGATGGCCAGGTGCCGGCGCATTTTAATGTTTTTTACACGGGTAGTATTACCGGGCAGTACCGGTTGAAGCCACTTACCCAAGCGGTAGCAGATTTGCCTGAGGTCCGAGCAACTCTGTGTGTTCCGCGCAATCAGTGGAACGAGCATGGGCATGAGTACCCGGCTTGTGAGCGCATTCAGGTGTCGCATGCGTCTGGCGATGGGTTGGACCCGCTATATGATGCTGCGTCTGTTGCGTTCGTGGGGTTGGATTCGCAGTACGGTAGTTTTGCGCAGCCGGTAAAGTTTTATGAGTATTTGGCTGCGGGTAAGCCGGTGGTTGCGAACACGGGAACACTGGTTGCGGAACTGGTTGAGCAGATGAATGTGGGGTGGGTTGTGAACAATGAAGTGGCTGATTTGAAACGGTTGTTGGCCCGCCTGCAGTCTGATCCGCAGGAGGTTAAGGCGGCGACGCAGCGGGTGCTGGCGTTGCGGCACCAGCATACGTGGGTTGCGCGTGCTCGGCAGGTGGCGCGCGACCTGATGGGAGGGGCAGCATGATCGCTTACGTGGCTTCGCGGATTTTTATGCCAGAACCAGCAGCAGCGTCGTTTCGACTAAAAGCCTTAGCTGACGCCTTGTCAGAAAAATGTGTTACGCGGGTTTTAACCACCAGAACTGAATCTGAAGCCGAGGAACAGGCTTTTGACGCGAGCGTCCCCTTCGAGGTCAAACGTTTCCCAGTTTTGCGCGATAAGACGGGTTACGTGCGCGGGTACCTGCAGTACATGTCGTTCGACATTCCACTGTTTTTCCGCCTTCTGGGCCTCCCCTCGGATGCCGTGGTGGTAAATGAGCCGCCACCAACCACGGGGGTGGTTACCGCTGCCGCTGCGCTTTTGAAGCGCTTCCGGCACGTGTATTACGCGGCAGATATTTGGTCTGACGCTTCCGAGTCCACCGGGGTGCCACCGATTGTGGTGCGCGCGGTTCGGGCAATGGAATCTTTCGCGATGCGACGGGCAGATGCAGTAATCGCGGTGAGTGATGGCGTGGCCCAGCGTTGCCGTGAACTGGGGGCAAAGCGGGTTGTAGTGGTCCCCAACGGGGTGGATACGCAGGTATTAACTCCCGAGGGGCCGTGCGGGCCTGTGGACGGCGAGTACTTTATTTACGCTGGCACCACCTCGGAGTGGCAGGGGGCTGACGTTTTTATTCGTGCTGTACGTAAGGTGTGGGAGACTGCTCCGCAAACAAAGGTTGTTTTTGTGGGGCAGGGAGCAGACTGGCAGCATTTGCAAGAGGTGGCTGACGGGGATGAGCGCATCATTTTCCGTGATCTCATGCCGCCGCAGGAAGTGGCGAAGTACTACCGTGGGGCAGTGGGGAACCTAGCGTCTATTAAACCCGGTTTAGGCTACGATTTTGCGTATCCGACTAAGATTTTGGCGGGTTTGGCATGCGGCACTCCCGTTGTGTACGCCGGCCCGGGCCCTGCCGTAGATGATATTGGCCAGTATGATTTGGGGGTTGCGTGCGCCCATGACGTTGAGGCTGTTGCCGATGCAATGCTGCAGGTGATGAATGGTCAGCTAGACCGGTCTCGGTTACATCGGTGGGTGGTGGAACATCGCTCTACGAAGAAGACGGGGTTGGATGCCGCGAAGGTCGTTTTGGAGGCGATGAATGGCTGAGTTGGGCACACTGCTGTGGCTATCGGTTCTTGCAGTGGCGGTAGCGTTCCTACCCGGTGCCCTGTGTGTAAGACTGCTGGGGTTGCGTGGCTTGAGCATGTGGGCGGTAGCGCCGGCGTGGACCGCGGGGCTAACGACCGCGGCCTCACTGGCATTCTCGTTCCTTTCTATCCGCTGGTCACCGGTGTCTTTCGCAGTGTTTTTTGCCGTATCCGTGGTGCTGTGCGGGGCTTTGGGGCTGCTGGTACTCGGGCGTGAGCGGGTGGTACACGGTGCTTTTGCCGGGCACGTGTATGTGCGGATGAGTAGGCGCGACAAGGTATTGTTGACCGCCTTTATTGTGGTGGCGGCGCTATTGATGTGGGTGCCGATCACGTTTGCTTCCGGGCTGGATTTACCACCGCAGCAGAATGATCCGATTTACCACATGTCGGCTGCGCAAGGCATTCTTAACACGGGGGATGCTTCGCCCCTAACCGCGTTCCGTTCCATGTACGGCCTGGGTAGGGCTGCAGCGATTTACCCGGCGGTTTGGCATCAGTTGACGGCGTTGATAGCTACGCCTTCGACGGTGGTGTTGGCTTCGAAAGCAGTGCTTTTGGCCGTGTGCCTCATCTGGCTGGTGACGATGGCTTCGTTAGCACAGGTGGGGCTGCCCCGGTTGTGGGGGGCGCCGTTTTACGTGGTGGGCCTCGCGTCGATTTTGCCGGTGTTTCCCGTGTACTTCTTGGTTACTACCGCGCGGTGGCCGAACGCGTTGGGGCTGGCGATTGTGCCGGGGTTAATTGCGTTTGCGTTAACGTTTTTTAGGGCAATTCGCAGGCCTGAGGATGATCCGAGCCACCACGTACGCGTGTTAATAATTCAAGGTTTGCTGCTGGTGCTAGCGGTTGCGGGTGCGACCGCCGCGTATCCCGCTACGTTCTTCGCGTTGACGGTCACGTTGTCTGCAGGCGTGCTGGTGGGGAATGCGCGCGTTTGGTTTACGTCTTGGACGTTTAAGCAAAAGATTGTGCGTTCGTCTGCGATTGTGATCGGATTGCTGGCGGTGCTCATTGTGCCACTGATGAACACGAGTATTTCGAACATGCTGGAGTATAGCCAGAGCGTGGATTGGCACAATCCGATTTTTAAACTGTGGTCAGCAGTGTCGTTCTTTCCCCGTGGAGGCGGCGGGATCGTCCTCAAGCTGGTTTTGCTGGTAATGGGGGCCGCGATTTTGCTGGGGGTAGTGCTTGCTTGGCGCGCGGGTTACCTCAGGTGGCTTTCGGTGTCTTGGGCGATACTCACGTTGCTGCTGCTCAGCACCATGTTCCCTCTGGGAATCATCTCTATGTACGCCAGCGTGTTCTACGCGTCCACCTACCGGGTTATGCCGATTCTAGCGATCCCATGTTTGCTGTTAGCGGCGCTCACTGTGCACCTGGTTGTTACTGGCAGAGTGGGTGATGGGAAGCTGAGCCGGGCTGTGCGAAGGCGCGTGCAGTTTTCCCCTAAGAAGCCGGTTATTGTGGCTACCTGCGTGCTCATGTTGCTGGGAGCGGGGTTGCATGCACCGAACCGCGTGGCGGATGCGCACACGCTGTACGAACCGGGGCCGGATGATTTGTATGATCTGGCGGATGCGTCTGAGCTGGCGATGATTAAACGGGTTCCCGCTGAGGTGGAACCTGGGTACAAGGTACTGGGGGAGCCATCTAATGGTTCTGTGCTGCTGTATCCGATGGAGAACGTGCCCGTGGTTTATAAGCAGTTGGAGTACTGGTCGGTCTCCCAGCCGGATGAGGAGAACATGTATTTGGCGAACAATTTCTGGCGGATCCACACGGATCCTCGGGTTTGCCATATTTTGAAGAAGTACAAGATCCGCTACTTCTACTCAGATAAGATGAGGCGATTCCCCGTCCCCTCCCAGCTGCGGCGCGGACCTGGAATGTACAACGTTGACCTGTCCAAAGGCTTCACTTTGTTGGATGAGGGTGGGAGCGCTAAGTTCTGGCAGATTGATGCGTGCGGCCGCTGGTAGCGCTAATGCGGTCTCCAATGGGAGCCCCAGCATTGCCGGTGGGAGAGTTTCCGAACGCGCAAGCTGGGAAAGGGGTTACTGCTGCGCGAGGAGTGTTTCGATAACTTTCTGTGCAGCACTGCCGTCCCCGTAGGGGGCAACATCCGTGTACGTGGGGCGTGGGCGCATTGCTGCGGACACGAGGTCGTCACCGGGGTTAACCAGCACGTTCCACCCCAGCTCAACAGTTTCTACCCACTCGGTTTCCGTGCGCACAGTTGTGCATGGAGTTCGCAGTAAGAACGCTTCTTTCTGCAGGCCGCCGGAATCCGTGATCACCCCGCGTGCATGCAGGCACGACGCCACCAGATCGGGGTACGCCAACGGGGGGTGGGAAAGCAAGTGCCCACGTTTAAGCGCCAGCCCATGTTCTTTCGCCTTCGCAACCAGCCGCGGGTGGGCCAACAAAACAACCGGTGCATCCACCCGGGCCAGCGACTCTAACACGGCGTCCAACTGCTCTTTCGAATCCGTGTTGGCAGGCCGGTGAATCGTCGCTAGGAAGTACTCTCCCTCCGAGAAACCGAACTTCTCCATAATTGGTGAGGGCCGGTGCGCCACCGAATCGCGCGTTTCAAACAAC from Gleimia hominis harbors:
- a CDS encoding asparagine synthase-related protein; protein product: MTYPDVVLAYRYSSGSFEVRLAAAGWRKIEGTDSQGNAYTLFWRSNYHNVAPQGFSIEQLQRWATRQTGMFAAVVVCANEVAIVTNRSRAYSVLFAHAAGKWVIADRPEPLQNEFGLNALNRAAAAEFAHTSFVVGTDTLLQGVSAAPAGSVITLRPKNGKDSGEGTVEIRPYHMHGYGPEEVTDPVQMSQTMKRALEVVLRRTMEYADGRQLLIPLSGGIDSRLLVALLSRAKYPNLRAFTYGKTGSSEVAISRQVADRFGVSWVGIDLDPREVRRSWAGSEAKRFVEYCWDAQALPHIQDWYALSQLRARGLVDEDAVVLPGHTVVGVWHDELSETRLGERVDTPTGELVEIISRHHYMLRGEPLFGARCGYSKAKIERFIEDYRAFASVPSRVNIVEAFDVLNRQSKYINNSMRAYEFFGYGWDLPMCDVEMWQVWNQAGAVFRDNARTWYREFTDALVADEPVEGVFGGRQTQAWAQEQLKYQGAPVDRIPPALRRVLIPLLIKIGLRHKLNRMSSVVTEMRHPMAFEALCGNLSQREIGLRLLGGMRQIGLYCELFLDNQWNQANVVPPLR
- a CDS encoding glycosyltransferase family protein; amino-acid sequence: MPACVFHTPYALEPERVSASAIRPIKMRNALEEAGYKVFEITGHARERRARLRYLREHMDNGLRIDFVYSENATIPPSITEPKHLPVYLGLDRAIFRFFHQQGVPVGVFYRDIYWKFDSLWRSQVGALAWPLTKLYQHEVATYNKYADVVYLPSRRMEAFVPELHATTLELPPGGQLRGDGQVPAHFNVFYTGSITGQYRLKPLTQAVADLPEVRATLCVPRNQWNEHGHEYPACERIQVSHASGDGLDPLYDAASVAFVGLDSQYGSFAQPVKFYEYLAAGKPVVANTGTLVAELVEQMNVGWVVNNEVADLKRLLARLQSDPQEVKAATQRVLALRHQHTWVARARQVARDLMGGAA
- a CDS encoding glycosyltransferase, which translates into the protein MIAYVASRIFMPEPAAASFRLKALADALSEKCVTRVLTTRTESEAEEQAFDASVPFEVKRFPVLRDKTGYVRGYLQYMSFDIPLFFRLLGLPSDAVVVNEPPPTTGVVTAAAALLKRFRHVYYAADIWSDASESTGVPPIVVRAVRAMESFAMRRADAVIAVSDGVAQRCRELGAKRVVVVPNGVDTQVLTPEGPCGPVDGEYFIYAGTTSEWQGADVFIRAVRKVWETAPQTKVVFVGQGADWQHLQEVADGDERIIFRDLMPPQEVAKYYRGAVGNLASIKPGLGYDFAYPTKILAGLACGTPVVYAGPGPAVDDIGQYDLGVACAHDVEAVADAMLQVMNGQLDRSRLHRWVVEHRSTKKTGLDAAKVVLEAMNG
- a CDS encoding DUF6541 family protein, whose protein sequence is MAELGTLLWLSVLAVAVAFLPGALCVRLLGLRGLSMWAVAPAWTAGLTTAASLAFSFLSIRWSPVSFAVFFAVSVVLCGALGLLVLGRERVVHGAFAGHVYVRMSRRDKVLLTAFIVVAALLMWVPITFASGLDLPPQQNDPIYHMSAAQGILNTGDASPLTAFRSMYGLGRAAAIYPAVWHQLTALIATPSTVVLASKAVLLAVCLIWLVTMASLAQVGLPRLWGAPFYVVGLASILPVFPVYFLVTTARWPNALGLAIVPGLIAFALTFFRAIRRPEDDPSHHVRVLIIQGLLLVLAVAGATAAYPATFFALTVTLSAGVLVGNARVWFTSWTFKQKIVRSSAIVIGLLAVLIVPLMNTSISNMLEYSQSVDWHNPIFKLWSAVSFFPRGGGGIVLKLVLLVMGAAILLGVVLAWRAGYLRWLSVSWAILTLLLLSTMFPLGIISMYASVFYASTYRVMPILAIPCLLLAALTVHLVVTGRVGDGKLSRAVRRRVQFSPKKPVIVATCVLMLLGAGLHAPNRVADAHTLYEPGPDDLYDLADASELAMIKRVPAEVEPGYKVLGEPSNGSVLLYPMENVPVVYKQLEYWSVSQPDEENMYLANNFWRIHTDPRVCHILKKYKIRYFYSDKMRRFPVPSQLRRGPGMYNVDLSKGFTLLDEGGSAKFWQIDACGRW
- the wecB gene encoding non-hydrolyzing UDP-N-acetylglucosamine 2-epimerase, with protein sequence MKLMSVVGARPQFVKLAPIAHAAAAAGVEHTVVHTGQHYDPMLSDVFFEDLGIPKPDEHLGVGSGSHGKQTGAMLAALDDILEKHRPDWVLVYGDTNSTLAASLSAVKLHFKVAHLEAGLRSFNRDMPEEINRVVTDHCSDLLLAPTEVAAQHLASEGLAARTKVVGDVMTDVLFETRDSVAHRPSPIMEKFGFSEGEYFLATIHRPANTDSKEQLDAVLESLARVDAPVVLLAHPRLVAKAKEHGLALKRGHLLSHPPLAYPDLVASCLHARGVITDSGGLQKEAFLLRTPCTTVRTETEWVETVELGWNVLVNPGDDLVSAAMRPRPTYTDVAPYGDGSAAQKVIETLLAQQ